The proteins below are encoded in one region of Syntrophotalea carbinolica DSM 2380:
- a CDS encoding pentapeptide repeat-containing protein — MIYSIYIRLFVITAIFVGIFAGDSLAMNIFQNDFESKWENLSKDVKKLNDYTQTHTVELRNVKSEKLKIQGAIFVGATFINVEWFAVNANNTNLTKVLFKKCKFVGGKWQDAVMTDVVFEDCEFSDTSLSGSTMTNVCFKNCKIDRTGIAYLKGGRVEIDGGYWDTGAGGDSSCEFIIRNCSLGGISFSMMKNHVPILFEDCLLDEIDFYGSHFSDVILRRVRQGEGGVKFNDLTANSMRFEDVNMTRGTAIARSKVKSVTINGGNFGTTFAHSMIGQIYIRDANLTYTDFCEAKLPKVTISNCQLYNTGMWDGYIEELTVYNSEFNIIDGDNFKANIVAWDNVTLDGRIDLTNAQIKDFRLTRLKRGPRLQLITTGANIRF; from the coding sequence ATGATTTACAGCATCTATATAAGACTATTCGTAATTACAGCTATATTTGTTGGTATTTTTGCTGGAGACTCTTTAGCTATGAATATTTTTCAAAATGATTTCGAAAGTAAATGGGAGAATTTATCAAAAGATGTAAAAAAGCTCAATGACTATACCCAAACTCACACGGTGGAGCTTCGCAATGTAAAATCCGAAAAACTAAAAATACAAGGGGCTATTTTTGTTGGAGCGACCTTTATTAATGTGGAGTGGTTTGCTGTCAATGCCAATAACACAAATTTGACAAAGGTTCTTTTTAAAAAATGCAAATTTGTTGGTGGAAAATGGCAAGATGCTGTCATGACGGATGTCGTATTCGAGGATTGCGAATTTTCGGATACCAGTTTGAGCGGCAGTACAATGACAAATGTCTGCTTCAAAAATTGCAAAATTGACCGTACAGGCATTGCTTACCTTAAAGGCGGAAGGGTGGAGATCGATGGGGGTTATTGGGATACGGGTGCTGGTGGTGATTCAAGTTGTGAATTTATCATCAGAAATTGCTCCCTTGGGGGCATTTCTTTTTCAATGATGAAAAATCACGTACCTATATTATTTGAAGATTGCCTACTTGATGAAATTGATTTCTACGGAAGCCACTTCTCCGACGTCATCCTCAGACGAGTACGGCAGGGTGAGGGAGGTGTAAAATTCAACGACCTTACCGCCAACAGCATGCGATTCGAGGACGTCAACATGACCAGAGGTACCGCCATTGCCAGGTCAAAGGTAAAAAGCGTTACCATAAATGGCGGCAACTTCGGTACAACGTTCGCCCATTCCATGATTGGCCAGATCTATATCAGGGACGCCAATCTTACCTACACCGATTTCTGTGAAGCCAAATTGCCGAAGGTTACCATATCAAACTGCCAACTATATAACACCGGAATGTGGGATGGATATATTGAGGAACTTACCGTTTATAACAGTGAATTCAATATCATTGACGGTGATAATTTTAAGGCCAACATCGTTGCCTGGGACAATGTCACCCTGGATGGCAGGATCGATCTGACCAATGCTCAAATCAAGGATTTTCGACTCACACGTTTGAAACGCGGACCGCGCCTGCAATTGATTACCACCGGAGCGAATATCCGATTTTGA
- a CDS encoding metallophosphoesterase has translation MSTEEKTVETKDMATCTLGSKGQTDFTAKMLIYPAIILHPSLGCPLIVEEQGPVSLIIVTDSTFRQTFLDDNGGQRNEYATGGLRVAATIRQHLKLVAWEQAREFKQNLSQDDQPLKVAEKDIVCTYLGKLDRKIKNADGKHVANIRQSLLNQLSAFREKDEGNKGAGKDLHKYFSNDGLRYLFQIDLHNLKLDPGELYDSYWVLRNHTPHKVDIQPKYLDIQDRIAREYIQNNYYRYAGKEGPEYAFKVTESGVELTPDSVTPIMNHHPIWVAPAGKDKLTIGHLSDVHVSSKQATYKGRGATVIPGADDSVSPPIGDMANNNTENFFDLLHSFGGKPDENGQANEVDVIVITGDLYDHLHNYDPRFKRTSKTSKPGSTGELWEAMYVEDVQAVEDRNEEFPCGIDGLTVYSILVDFYTRRKKPVFIVSGNHEAYEYPYGISPRLGKKRANEGIPMDHNLTLYEAILLYGPAYKLLIPDAVSGAGATFSGGLLGRMNFRPRNFDWLYTLFTPLTDYWQTYKTQTLIGLGWGDGEDYMWNPTPLPGLDQGGHLPRAAESVDEAQKNLVETALQQNSQDNILCSHFTVVNYALDKPLSTVGEVQAVNNSYSKCDHGTIKANRPTFHGDWVGKSRFTLTLGGHSHRVGLYRCEFVSSRKVRHGSYPQFDTPDSWEYFPQHLKTRGYHPESDEAKALCWDNKIKVLVSASTGPLSKQNREGEMVGWGMELPAGSRITTEGAIALVKSGNNNAKPRFCVACDYIDVVTEGGFWEFFRMSGGNTFEMKPHWEKIHSKLNQKVKDSLIDNVTLYPIDGGTLKPVNSNTSSSNGIVRIAFTAQFNRLLRPNNTQQYDAFFLSIKFNGEKLKKAHPGFEDYDYSSSWNIQVGIYDGKGEEVDFSKTGPNPSQWQIVRHNRFGEIPSFRFRRDRCKPEYNTDLELDQ, from the coding sequence ATGAGTACAGAAGAGAAAACCGTTGAAACCAAGGATATGGCCACGTGCACACTGGGCAGCAAGGGCCAAACAGACTTCACCGCCAAGATGCTCATTTATCCGGCGATAATATTACATCCCTCCCTTGGCTGTCCCCTGATCGTTGAGGAGCAAGGGCCGGTGAGTCTGATTATCGTAACTGACAGCACATTTCGCCAGACCTTTCTGGACGACAATGGCGGACAGCGCAACGAATACGCCACAGGCGGTTTGCGCGTCGCCGCAACTATCCGCCAGCATCTCAAATTGGTCGCCTGGGAGCAAGCCAGAGAGTTCAAACAGAACCTCAGCCAGGATGATCAGCCACTCAAGGTCGCCGAAAAGGACATCGTCTGCACCTATCTGGGGAAGCTTGATCGCAAAATCAAAAACGCCGACGGAAAACACGTTGCCAACATACGTCAAAGCCTCCTAAATCAATTAAGCGCCTTTCGTGAAAAGGACGAAGGAAACAAAGGTGCCGGCAAAGATCTGCACAAATACTTTAGTAACGACGGTTTGCGCTATCTGTTCCAGATAGATCTGCACAACCTGAAACTTGACCCCGGTGAGCTCTATGACAGCTACTGGGTGCTGAGAAACCACACCCCCCATAAAGTCGACATCCAACCCAAATATCTTGACATACAGGACCGGATTGCCCGGGAGTATATTCAGAATAATTATTATAGGTACGCCGGAAAAGAGGGGCCCGAATACGCCTTTAAAGTAACGGAATCCGGGGTGGAACTAACCCCCGATTCCGTTACCCCCATCATGAACCATCACCCTATCTGGGTCGCGCCGGCCGGCAAAGACAAACTCACTATCGGTCATCTCTCCGATGTCCACGTGTCCTCCAAACAGGCCACTTACAAGGGCAGAGGCGCCACCGTCATCCCCGGTGCCGACGACTCCGTTTCCCCTCCCATCGGCGACATGGCCAACAACAACACCGAAAACTTTTTCGATCTGCTCCACAGCTTCGGCGGCAAACCGGATGAAAACGGACAGGCCAACGAAGTGGACGTCATCGTGATCACAGGCGATCTGTACGATCATCTACACAACTATGATCCCAGATTCAAACGCACATCCAAGACCAGCAAACCCGGCTCTACAGGAGAATTATGGGAGGCAATGTACGTCGAGGATGTACAGGCCGTAGAGGACCGCAACGAGGAATTCCCCTGTGGGATCGACGGGCTGACCGTCTACAGCATCCTCGTCGATTTTTACACCAGGCGCAAGAAACCCGTCTTTATCGTCAGCGGCAATCACGAAGCCTACGAATACCCTTATGGCATATCTCCACGTCTTGGAAAAAAGCGCGCCAACGAAGGGATTCCGATGGACCACAACCTCACGTTGTACGAAGCCATCCTTTTGTACGGCCCCGCTTACAAACTGCTTATCCCTGACGCCGTCTCCGGGGCCGGGGCCACCTTTAGCGGCGGCCTTCTCGGTCGGATGAACTTCAGGCCACGCAATTTCGACTGGTTATATACCCTCTTCACCCCCTTGACCGACTATTGGCAGACCTACAAGACGCAAACCCTTATCGGACTGGGGTGGGGGGACGGCGAAGACTATATGTGGAACCCCACCCCCTTGCCCGGATTGGACCAAGGCGGCCATCTTCCCCGAGCCGCCGAGAGTGTCGACGAGGCCCAAAAAAACCTGGTCGAAACCGCGTTGCAGCAAAACAGCCAAGACAACATCCTCTGTAGCCACTTCACCGTAGTGAACTACGCTCTGGATAAACCCTTGAGTACCGTTGGGGAAGTGCAGGCCGTCAATAACAGCTATTCAAAATGTGACCATGGAACCATCAAGGCAAACCGCCCGACCTTTCACGGAGACTGGGTCGGAAAGAGCCGCTTCACCCTCACCCTCGGCGGACACTCCCACCGGGTCGGATTATACCGATGCGAGTTCGTATCCAGCCGAAAGGTCCGTCATGGATCCTATCCGCAGTTCGATACGCCTGACAGTTGGGAATATTTTCCCCAGCACCTCAAAACCCGGGGATATCACCCCGAAAGCGACGAAGCCAAGGCGCTCTGCTGGGACAATAAAATCAAGGTACTGGTTTCCGCCAGCACCGGCCCGCTCTCCAAGCAAAATCGCGAAGGGGAAATGGTCGGCTGGGGGATGGAATTGCCCGCGGGCAGCCGGATAACAACCGAGGGAGCCATTGCCCTGGTGAAAAGTGGCAACAACAACGCGAAGCCCCGCTTCTGCGTAGCCTGCGACTATATCGACGTGGTGACGGAGGGCGGGTTCTGGGAATTTTTTCGAATGTCAGGTGGCAACACCTTCGAGATGAAGCCGCATTGGGAGAAGATTCATTCGAAATTAAACCAGAAGGTTAAGGACTCTTTGATAGACAACGTGACCTTGTATCCAATTGACGGTGGCACTCTAAAGCCAGTGAACTCAAACACATCCTCAAGCAACGGCATTGTACGCATTGCCTTTACTGCTCAATTCAATCGATTGTTGCGTCCAAATAACACGCAGCAATATGACGCATTTTTCCTCTCCATCAAGTTCAATGGGGAGAAACTGAAAAAGGCCCATCCGGGGTTCGAGGACTACGACTACAGTTCCTCCTGGAATATTCAGGTAGGCATTTATGACGGGAAAGGTGAAGAAGTCGATTTTTCGAAGACTGGGCCAAATCCCTCCCAGTGGCAGATTGTGCGGCATAATAGGTTTGGTGAGATACCATCATTTCGTTTTCGTCGTGATAGATGCAAACCTGAATACAATACAGACTTGGAACTTGACCAATGA